The following coding sequences are from one Rathayibacter sp. VKM Ac-2760 window:
- a CDS encoding EamA family transporter: MLGSIASVQLGASFAVLLFPAAGPIGTVTLRLVFSALVLLVVCRPRIRGYSRSDWATVGAYGLALGGMNACYYEAIARIPQGAAVTLEVLGPLVLSVIAGRSLVSLLWAALALGGVVVLSQGGFSVLDPVGVAFALGAAALWATYIVFAGRTGGRFPRLDGLALALTAGALVSLPFGIAAAGPALVLPPVLLLGLAVAVLSSALPYALELLALRRLRSSTFSILMALAPGAAALSGFLVLGQRLTAIEAVGIALVVAASVGAVRTARRT, from the coding sequence GTGCTCGGATCGATCGCGAGCGTGCAGCTCGGCGCGTCCTTCGCGGTGCTGCTCTTCCCGGCGGCCGGGCCGATCGGGACGGTCACGCTGCGGCTGGTCTTCTCGGCGCTGGTGCTGCTCGTGGTCTGCCGGCCGCGGATCCGCGGCTACTCCCGCTCGGACTGGGCGACCGTCGGCGCCTACGGCCTGGCGCTCGGCGGGATGAACGCCTGTTACTACGAGGCGATCGCCCGGATCCCGCAGGGCGCGGCGGTGACGCTCGAGGTGCTCGGGCCGCTGGTGCTGTCGGTGATCGCCGGGCGGAGCCTGGTCAGCCTGCTCTGGGCGGCGCTCGCCCTCGGCGGCGTCGTCGTGCTCTCGCAGGGCGGATTCTCGGTGCTCGACCCCGTCGGCGTCGCCTTCGCGCTCGGCGCCGCCGCGCTCTGGGCCACCTACATCGTCTTCGCCGGGCGCACCGGCGGGCGCTTCCCCCGGCTCGACGGGCTCGCGCTCGCGCTGACGGCGGGCGCGCTCGTCTCGCTGCCGTTCGGCATCGCCGCGGCCGGCCCGGCCCTCGTCCTCCCGCCGGTGCTGCTGCTCGGGCTCGCGGTCGCCGTCCTCTCCTCGGCACTGCCGTACGCGCTGGAGCTGCTCGCCCTGCGGCGCCTGCGCTCGTCGACGTTCTCGATCCTGATGGCGCTGGCGCCCGGCGCGGCGGCGCTCTCGGGCTTCCTGGTGCTGGGCCAGCGGCTGACCGCGATCGAGGCGGTCGGCATCGCGCTCGTCGTGGCGGCGAGCGTCGGCGCGGTGCGGACGGCCCGGCGCACGTAG
- a CDS encoding MarR family transcriptional regulator: MTPPPADTDLPALAGETRVAVGRLSRRLRQEKAEHELSDAQFGVLALLHREGPRTLGELAEAERVRPPSMTRTVGCLADDGLVERLADPTDGRVTRIRATARGSELVLDVRRSRDAWLIARLRELDPDQRRLLHDAAALLREVADR, translated from the coding sequence GTGACCCCGCCCCCTGCCGACACCGATCTCCCCGCCCTCGCCGGCGAGACGCGCGTCGCCGTCGGCCGGCTCAGCCGCCGTCTGCGTCAGGAGAAGGCGGAGCACGAGCTGAGCGACGCGCAGTTCGGCGTCCTCGCCCTGCTGCACCGCGAGGGCCCGCGCACCCTCGGCGAGCTCGCCGAGGCGGAGCGGGTCCGCCCGCCGTCGATGACCCGCACCGTCGGCTGCCTCGCCGACGACGGACTCGTCGAGCGCCTCGCCGACCCGACCGACGGGCGGGTCACCCGCATCCGCGCGACCGCGCGCGGCTCCGAGCTGGTCCTCGACGTGCGCCGCAGCCGCGACGCCTGGCTCATCGCCCGCCTCCGCGAGCTCGACCCCGACCAGCGCCGGCTGCTGCACGACGCTGCCGCGCTGCTGCGCGAGGTGGCGGACCGATGA
- a CDS encoding MFS transporter — translation MSAMFRSLAVPNYRIWFAGAMVSNIGTWMQRTAQDWIVINDLTDHDATALGVTMALQFGPQLLMVPFSGFIADRFDRRKLLMATQAAMAVLGLGLGLIVVTGVVQLWMVYVFALLLGFAAAIDAPVRQTFVSALVEERDLSNAVSLNSASFNSARMIGPALAGVLIAAVGSGWVFLLNAASFVAVLVSLRFLHREQLRSAPRATRGPGALLEGFRYVSRRPDILVVLSIVFLIGTFGLNFPIFASTMATVEFDMGASEFGLLSSAIAVGSVIGALLSARRDRPRLRLIVGAAAAFGVALALAGLMPTVWAFAILLPFVGIAAQTLMTSANGYVQLSTTPEMRGRVMALYMAIFMGGTPIGAPLIGWVANAYGPRWAMLVGASSGAVAAAIGAGWYLRSRRRARAPEPAAQEEVALVTTPALTPRA, via the coding sequence ATGAGCGCGATGTTCCGCTCCCTCGCCGTGCCGAACTACCGGATCTGGTTCGCCGGCGCGATGGTCTCCAACATCGGCACCTGGATGCAGCGCACCGCCCAGGACTGGATCGTCATCAACGACCTGACCGACCACGACGCGACGGCGCTCGGGGTGACGATGGCGCTGCAGTTCGGGCCGCAGCTGCTGATGGTGCCCTTCTCCGGCTTCATCGCCGACCGCTTCGACCGCCGGAAGCTGCTGATGGCGACGCAGGCCGCGATGGCCGTGCTCGGCCTCGGACTCGGCCTGATCGTGGTGACCGGCGTGGTGCAGCTCTGGATGGTCTACGTCTTCGCGCTGCTGCTGGGCTTCGCCGCAGCAATCGACGCCCCTGTCCGCCAGACCTTCGTCTCGGCGCTGGTCGAGGAGCGCGACCTCTCCAACGCCGTCTCGCTCAACTCCGCCTCGTTCAACTCGGCGCGGATGATCGGTCCCGCGCTCGCGGGCGTCCTGATCGCCGCGGTCGGCTCGGGCTGGGTGTTCCTCCTCAACGCCGCGAGCTTCGTCGCGGTGCTGGTCTCGCTGCGCTTCCTGCACCGCGAGCAGCTGCGCTCCGCTCCCCGCGCCACCCGCGGCCCGGGCGCGCTGCTCGAGGGCTTCCGCTACGTGTCACGCCGCCCCGACATCCTCGTCGTGCTGTCGATCGTCTTCCTCATCGGCACCTTCGGCCTCAACTTCCCGATCTTCGCCTCGACGATGGCGACCGTCGAGTTCGACATGGGCGCGAGCGAGTTCGGCCTGCTCTCCTCCGCGATCGCCGTCGGCTCGGTGATCGGGGCCCTGCTCTCGGCCCGGCGCGACCGCCCCCGGCTGCGCCTGATCGTCGGCGCCGCGGCGGCCTTCGGCGTCGCGCTCGCCCTGGCCGGCCTGATGCCGACCGTCTGGGCGTTCGCGATCCTGCTCCCCTTCGTCGGGATCGCCGCGCAGACGCTGATGACCTCGGCGAACGGCTACGTGCAGCTCTCGACGACCCCGGAGATGCGCGGCCGCGTGATGGCGCTCTACATGGCGATCTTCATGGGCGGCACCCCGATCGGCGCGCCCCTGATCGGCTGGGTCGCGAACGCCTACGGCCCGCGCTGGGCGATGCTGGTCGGCGCCTCCTCCGGCGCCGTCGCCGCCGCGATCGGCGCCGGCTGGTACCTCCGCAGCCGCCGCCGTGCCCGCGCCCCCGAGCCCGCCGCCCAGGAGGAGGTCGCCCTCGTGACGACCCCCGCCCTCACGCCTCGCGCGTGA